A single genomic interval of Cryomorphaceae bacterium 1068 harbors:
- a CDS encoding tetratricopeptide repeat protein, whose protein sequence is MRRAFLLIIGCFLVLYGFSQSSEIDSLNQVLSTPQPDSSRVQSLVELSGNYARTNPEKAKELALKAIKLAKEIDYKPGLAQAHKAAGMSYYFQNNWIDALIQWELALEVFDSIGDLSGVSNMLNNLGAVNFNGGDDEQALKYYLESLKVAEKSNDSLRTVTALINIGTVYLNKPSTYDLAFEYYQRAYPLSVKLGDLDAIGTCAVNMGELFKGRGNEAGLDSALHYFEIALETYQESATGNVAFALKNIGAVYALRGEFEKAIEYQTNAFNLAKSGDGRLEMAQSLLSLANTYKLKGDLQNAISAYSDAYELAKDIGSLYEVETAFAGLAESYSGIKNYEQAYQYQTLAKNYKDTLYNSEIDKKLQAQTLAYEIEKKQGEISLLQKDQELKEAELDRQKTIRNGTALLGLLLLILAGGFFNRYRYTHKTNKIIEKEKERSDELLLNILPHETAEELKKNGKATPKYYENVSVLFTDFQGFTKIAEELSPQDLVEELNECFSAFDMIINKYKLEKIKTIGDSYMCAGGIPTKLPNSSLEMVKAALEIRDYMAAHHKERIKGGHKTWDLRIGVHTGAVVSGVVGKNKFAYDIWGDTVNTASRMETSGVIGQVNISGTTYEQVKDFFNCTHRGKVQAKNKGEVDMYLVEGYK, encoded by the coding sequence ATGAGAAGGGCGTTTTTACTAATTATTGGTTGTTTCCTTGTGCTGTATGGCTTTAGCCAGAGCAGTGAGATTGACAGCTTAAATCAAGTTCTTAGCACGCCTCAACCTGATAGCTCGAGAGTACAGAGTTTAGTAGAATTAAGTGGAAACTACGCACGGACAAATCCCGAAAAGGCAAAAGAGTTGGCCTTAAAAGCTATAAAGCTTGCTAAAGAGATAGACTACAAACCCGGATTGGCGCAAGCCCACAAAGCTGCGGGAATGAGCTACTATTTCCAGAACAATTGGATTGATGCCTTAATTCAGTGGGAACTAGCACTCGAAGTGTTCGATTCAATTGGAGATTTGAGCGGAGTTTCAAACATGCTCAATAATCTGGGAGCTGTGAACTTTAATGGTGGAGATGACGAGCAAGCCCTTAAATATTACCTGGAGTCTTTAAAAGTAGCTGAAAAATCCAACGACAGCCTGCGAACGGTAACGGCCTTGATTAATATCGGTACGGTTTACCTCAATAAACCATCTACATACGACTTAGCTTTTGAATATTATCAGCGGGCTTATCCTTTGAGTGTGAAGCTCGGCGACTTGGATGCAATTGGAACGTGTGCCGTGAACATGGGTGAACTTTTTAAAGGAAGAGGCAACGAAGCAGGATTGGACTCCGCCCTTCACTATTTTGAAATAGCACTCGAAACGTATCAGGAATCAGCTACCGGAAATGTAGCGTTTGCCTTGAAAAATATAGGTGCTGTTTATGCTTTGCGGGGAGAATTTGAAAAGGCAATTGAGTATCAAACCAATGCATTCAATCTTGCCAAATCGGGTGACGGCCGACTTGAAATGGCCCAGTCTCTGCTGAGTTTGGCAAATACCTATAAACTTAAAGGTGATTTACAAAATGCTATTTCCGCCTACAGCGATGCCTACGAACTAGCCAAGGATATAGGCTCTCTTTATGAAGTGGAGACCGCATTTGCAGGTTTGGCTGAGTCTTATTCGGGTATTAAAAATTACGAGCAGGCATACCAATATCAGACTCTGGCAAAGAACTACAAGGACACCCTATATAATTCGGAGATCGATAAAAAGCTCCAAGCGCAAACTCTGGCTTACGAGATAGAAAAGAAGCAAGGTGAGATTTCTCTCTTGCAAAAAGACCAAGAACTTAAAGAAGCTGAGCTCGACCGTCAAAAGACGATTCGAAATGGTACTGCCCTATTGGGGCTTTTACTTTTAATTTTAGCAGGTGGATTTTTCAATAGATACCGCTATACGCATAAGACAAATAAAATCATCGAGAAGGAGAAAGAGCGGTCGGATGAATTGCTGCTCAATATTCTTCCTCATGAGACAGCTGAAGAGTTGAAGAAAAACGGAAAAGCCACACCGAAGTACTACGAAAACGTATCCGTTCTTTTTACGGATTTTCAAGGGTTCACAAAAATCGCGGAAGAGTTATCACCGCAGGACTTAGTGGAAGAGCTAAATGAATGTTTCAGCGCCTTTGACATGATTATAAACAAGTATAAACTTGAGAAGATCAAGACCATTGGTGACTCATACATGTGTGCAGGTGGAATTCCTACAAAGCTGCCCAATAGCTCTCTGGAAATGGTAAAAGCTGCTCTGGAAATCAGAGATTATATGGCTGCCCATCACAAGGAGCGTATCAAAGGAGGTCACAAAACATGGGATTTGAGAATTGGCGTTCATACAGGTGCTGTTGTATCAGGAGTAGTTGGCAAAAACAAATTCGCCTATGACATATGGGGAGATACGGTCAATACAGCCAGCCGAATGGAGACAAGCGGAGTAATTGGGCAAGTCAATATTTCAGGAACTACCTACGAACAAGTCAAAGACTTTTTTAATTGTACACACCGCGGAAAAGTTCAAGCCAAAAATAAGGGTGAAGTTGACATGTACCTGGTGGAGGGGTATAAGTAG
- a CDS encoding bestrophin family ion channel, translating into MPFILGTIYSAIVCLIAYYFEVKAMLPWQPITLIGIAVAFYLGFKNNSSYDRTWEARKIWGSIVNNSRTFGAAVVSFTQGKGSDVVKKELIYRHIAWLTASRFQLRKPKPWEHEQSQDHFSPAPEITDNYEESLRTELSRYLSAAEVGQVMECSNAATQILKNQSVRLQELRDEDFFEDFRHMEFHHLIAAFYADQGKAERIKGFPFPRQYASTALWFTMVFAVFLPFGMVDIFERDFVKMCVLTPLLSGLVIWVFFLMEKIGDYSENPFEGSYNDVPITNIARTIEIDMREMIRDSDIPQPTKESNGFLV; encoded by the coding sequence ATGCCTTTTATTCTCGGCACGATCTATTCAGCCATTGTTTGTTTAATCGCATACTATTTTGAAGTTAAGGCGATGCTTCCTTGGCAGCCCATCACTTTGATCGGTATAGCCGTTGCGTTTTATTTGGGTTTCAAAAACAATAGCTCTTACGATAGGACTTGGGAAGCACGAAAGATTTGGGGCAGTATCGTAAATAACAGCCGTACTTTTGGAGCCGCTGTGGTTAGCTTTACGCAGGGGAAAGGCTCCGATGTTGTAAAGAAGGAGTTGATTTATCGTCATATCGCATGGCTAACTGCCAGTAGGTTTCAGCTACGCAAGCCTAAACCATGGGAGCACGAACAATCTCAGGATCACTTCAGCCCTGCTCCGGAAATCACTGACAACTATGAAGAATCACTTAGGACAGAACTCTCAAGATACTTGAGCGCAGCAGAAGTTGGTCAAGTGATGGAATGCTCAAATGCGGCTACCCAGATTCTGAAGAATCAATCGGTTCGTCTTCAGGAACTTCGAGACGAAGACTTCTTTGAAGATTTCCGCCATATGGAATTTCACCATCTGATTGCAGCATTCTATGCCGATCAGGGAAAAGCAGAACGTATTAAGGGCTTTCCATTTCCAAGGCAATATGCCAGCACCGCACTTTGGTTTACCATGGTTTTTGCAGTGTTCCTGCCTTTCGGAATGGTAGATATATTCGAAAGAGACTTCGTCAAGATGTGTGTTCTGACTCCACTGCTCTCCGGACTGGTGATCTGGGTGTTTTTCCTTATGGAGAAAATAGGGGACTATTCAGAAAATCCTTTTGAAGGATCATACAACGATGTGCCGATTACCAATATCGCCAGAACCATAGAAATAGATATGCGTGAGATGATCCGCGATTCGGATATTCCTCAACCAACAAAGGAATCGAATGGGTTCTTGGTATAA
- a CDS encoding UBP-type zinc finger domain-containing protein has translation MKMKSCKHLDNWGEVIKPSEYACDECKKTNSTWAHLRCCQSCGAVLCCDSSPNKHASKHAAETGHPIIISAEPGERWAWCYTDELIKRY, from the coding sequence ATGAAAATGAAATCTTGTAAGCACCTCGATAATTGGGGTGAGGTAATCAAGCCATCTGAATATGCTTGTGATGAATGTAAAAAGACCAATTCCACATGGGCGCACCTTCGCTGCTGCCAATCTTGCGGAGCAGTGCTTTGCTGCGACTCATCACCCAATAAACACGCTTCTAAACATGCGGCAGAGACAGGCCACCCCATTATCATAAGTGCAGAACCCGGTGAAAGATGGGCATGGTGCTACACCGATGAGTTGATTAAACGATATTGA
- a CDS encoding DUF1572 family protein, which yields MSSYLSSAYKEFQRYETLGRRTMEQLRDEDLFYQSGEGVNSIAVIVKHLHGNMMSRWTDFMNEDGEKEWRDRDGEFEDTLKSREEIYKLWTDGWNMVFDALEALRESELEAKVLIRGEEHTVIEATNRQLCHYAYHVGQMVQIGRMLKGEGWESLSIPRGKSAEYNQMMKQ from the coding sequence ATGAGTTCATATCTTTCCTCAGCTTATAAAGAATTTCAACGGTATGAAACCTTAGGGCGTAGAACCATGGAGCAACTTCGCGATGAGGATTTATTTTACCAATCTGGTGAAGGGGTGAATTCGATAGCTGTTATCGTCAAGCATCTTCATGGAAATATGATGTCGCGCTGGACGGATTTTATGAATGAGGATGGGGAGAAGGAGTGGCGCGATCGGGATGGAGAGTTCGAAGACACTTTAAAATCAAGGGAGGAGATATATAAGCTTTGGACAGATGGTTGGAATATGGTTTTCGACGCACTGGAGGCATTGCGAGAATCTGAACTGGAAGCAAAGGTGCTGATAAGAGGAGAAGAGCATACGGTTATTGAGGCCACCAACCGACAGCTTTGCCATTATGCTTATCACGTAGGACAAATGGTACAAATCGGGAGGATGCTAAAGGGGGAGGGCTGGGAAAGTTTATCCATTCCGCGAGGAAAGAGCGCTGAGTACAACCAAATGATGAAACAGTGA
- a CDS encoding L,D-transpeptidase family protein — protein MKKRVIFLFIAAVAIVVFANFGRSVWVPVYIKVKGKETIKSIEEKIETDSLERLWSSLRAAGFSELPNEMALVAIKEDQVLEIWGKQSSKWVLIKTYPFTAFSGKPGPKLKEGDKQIPEGIYKIEYLNPNSLFYLSMKVSYPNDFDRAKAATDGRTNLGGDIFIHGKDKTIGCIPIGDEPIEEVFLLASKTLKNEIKVVISPVDFRKAEPYPNIESVSWSDELYESIELELKTSFSN, from the coding sequence TTGAAAAAACGCGTCATTTTTTTATTTATCGCTGCAGTTGCAATTGTGGTCTTTGCTAATTTCGGAAGATCAGTTTGGGTACCTGTTTACATCAAGGTGAAAGGAAAAGAAACCATAAAGTCGATTGAAGAAAAAATTGAGACTGACTCTTTAGAACGACTCTGGTCCAGTCTGAGAGCAGCGGGATTTTCAGAACTTCCAAATGAAATGGCACTTGTTGCCATTAAAGAAGATCAGGTGCTTGAAATCTGGGGAAAGCAGAGCTCTAAATGGGTCCTGATAAAGACTTATCCCTTCACGGCTTTTAGCGGAAAACCGGGGCCAAAGCTCAAAGAAGGCGACAAGCAAATTCCTGAAGGGATTTACAAAATCGAGTACCTCAACCCGAATAGCCTTTTCTACTTGTCTATGAAGGTGAGTTATCCCAATGACTTTGACAGAGCCAAAGCTGCCACCGACGGGCGAACCAATTTAGGCGGAGATATTTTCATACATGGAAAGGACAAAACTATTGGCTGCATTCCCATTGGCGATGAACCGATCGAAGAGGTCTTTCTTCTTGCTTCAAAAACCCTCAAAAACGAAATCAAAGTGGTTATCAGTCCCGTCGACTTTAGAAAAGCTGAGCCTTACCCGAATATTGAATCAGTTTCTTGGTCGGATGAGTTGTACGAATCGATAGAACTCGAATTGAAAACTTCATTTTCCAATTGA
- a CDS encoding PA2169 family four-helix-bundle protein has protein sequence MTTIKKKDMQETLDIVHDLNDLLTRNYDAEKGYLNAAEKVKHEGLKNYMMARAQNRYDFGHELKKIISGLDGKIYKGTSFEGDVHRMWMSFKDSITSGDVAIYEECIRGERYFIEKYEEMLKDDSLPESLRAMLSRQLNAANKAIEDLQVMKEAIQAG, from the coding sequence ATGACTACCATCAAAAAAAAGGATATGCAAGAAACACTAGATATAGTACACGATTTAAACGATTTATTAACCCGAAACTACGATGCAGAGAAAGGGTACCTGAACGCCGCTGAAAAAGTGAAGCACGAAGGGTTGAAAAATTACATGATGGCCAGGGCACAGAATCGCTATGATTTCGGTCATGAGCTCAAAAAAATTATCAGCGGATTGGATGGAAAGATTTATAAAGGAACCAGTTTTGAAGGTGATGTTCATAGGATGTGGATGTCCTTTAAAGACTCTATTACATCAGGTGATGTAGCCATCTATGAAGAATGCATTCGTGGTGAGAGATACTTTATTGAAAAATATGAAGAAATGCTCAAGGACGACAGTCTTCCTGAATCTTTGCGGGCTATGCTATCGAGGCAACTGAATGCAGCCAACAAAGCAATCGAAGACTTGCAGGTAATGAAAGAAGCCATTCAAGCCGGGTAA
- a CDS encoding DUF2339 domain-containing protein yields MKDESESNKALHAKLEKLIERQASFAQEIKAIKKEIEELTYGSEDLKSEVKTETIPDEPKPINAPKPMSMGPAQEIIADRSKPLRKTGRPAFQKKTKRKSDLEKFIGENLISKIGIAITIIGVAIGAKYSIEHELISPLTRIILGYLAGIGLMGFGIKLKQKYTNFSAVLVSGAIAILYFITFAAFDFYSLIPKLLAFALMVIFTAFGVIAAIKYNRQVIAHIGLVGAYAVPFLLSDGTGEASTLFAYIAIINIGILAISFKRYWKSMYYAAFGLTWLIFLGWFAISYYSAHFKVALFFVAAFFVIFYAVFLAYKLLRKEEFKISDVVLLLINSFIFYGIGYSILSDHETGQHLLGAFTLGNALIHFSVAVLIFRQKKKDQKLSNLIIGLVLVFITVTIPVQLDDGWVTLLWAGQACLLFWIGRAKKAPLYERLSYPLMLLAFISLNQDWSVSYHNYYGGAEELWITPIFNVHFLTSMLFIGAFSIINFINSKYDSTPALFKSNLQKIIQSSLPAILLYALYFSIYMEISNYWTQQYALSEFDLNQVSPEYGYRPGNTDLNRFRSIWIINYTMLFFTALALVNFKRFKSKALGIVNLICMAFALFLFLSSGLYSLSLLRDSYLSQSAEDFYTVGLFHIVIRYISIGFFALMLYTGYNYVRQDFIKIELKTVFNILLHAATLWILSSELIHLLEMAGTSNSYKLGLTILWSAYALFMIVVGISRSKRYLRIAAFIILGITILKLFFYDTSDLNTIAKTIVFVSVGILLLVISFLYNKYKQTISNEPKE; encoded by the coding sequence ATGAAGGACGAATCAGAGAGCAACAAGGCGCTTCATGCAAAGCTCGAAAAGCTCATAGAGCGACAGGCAAGCTTTGCTCAAGAGATTAAGGCTATAAAAAAGGAGATCGAAGAATTGACCTATGGTTCCGAAGATCTGAAATCGGAAGTTAAGACCGAGACTATTCCCGATGAACCAAAGCCCATAAATGCACCCAAACCAATGAGTATGGGGCCCGCTCAAGAGATAATAGCGGATAGATCTAAACCTTTAAGAAAAACAGGACGTCCTGCATTTCAAAAAAAGACAAAACGTAAATCTGATCTCGAGAAGTTCATAGGCGAAAATCTAATCAGTAAAATAGGAATTGCCATTACGATAATTGGTGTGGCTATTGGAGCTAAATACTCTATAGAGCATGAATTGATCAGTCCGTTAACACGTATCATTTTGGGATATTTGGCGGGAATAGGCCTCATGGGTTTTGGGATCAAGCTAAAGCAGAAATACACAAACTTTAGTGCCGTATTGGTGAGTGGGGCGATTGCCATCTTGTATTTTATCACTTTTGCGGCATTCGATTTTTACTCCCTGATTCCTAAACTTCTTGCATTTGCGCTAATGGTGATTTTCACCGCCTTCGGCGTAATAGCCGCAATCAAATACAATCGTCAAGTCATTGCTCATATCGGTTTAGTCGGCGCTTATGCAGTTCCTTTCTTATTAAGTGACGGTACGGGAGAGGCTTCAACTCTATTTGCTTATATAGCCATAATCAATATTGGGATTCTGGCTATCTCTTTTAAGCGGTATTGGAAGTCTATGTATTACGCTGCATTCGGACTTACATGGCTCATATTCCTTGGCTGGTTTGCAATCAGCTACTACAGCGCTCATTTCAAAGTCGCCTTATTTTTTGTTGCTGCTTTCTTTGTCATTTTCTATGCTGTGTTTTTAGCATATAAGCTTCTCAGAAAAGAAGAGTTCAAGATAAGTGACGTAGTCCTTCTCCTGATCAACTCATTTATATTTTATGGTATAGGTTATTCCATCTTATCAGATCACGAGACAGGGCAACACTTATTGGGAGCATTCACACTGGGTAATGCGCTTATTCACTTCAGTGTGGCGGTTCTCATCTTCCGCCAAAAAAAGAAAGATCAAAAACTGTCAAATCTGATTATTGGTTTGGTACTGGTCTTTATTACCGTTACCATTCCCGTTCAGCTGGATGACGGATGGGTTACACTACTTTGGGCTGGGCAGGCCTGTCTATTGTTTTGGATTGGAAGAGCCAAAAAAGCACCGTTATACGAGCGCCTCTCCTACCCTCTGATGCTCTTGGCTTTTATCAGTTTAAATCAAGACTGGTCTGTCTCTTATCACAACTACTACGGTGGTGCAGAAGAATTGTGGATTACGCCGATTTTCAATGTTCACTTTCTAACCTCGATGCTGTTCATTGGTGCATTCTCAATCATCAACTTTATAAACAGCAAATACGATTCTACTCCTGCTCTATTCAAAAGCAATCTTCAGAAAATCATTCAATCAAGCCTTCCCGCCATACTCTTGTATGCTTTGTATTTCAGCATTTACATGGAGATATCGAATTACTGGACTCAGCAATACGCCTTATCAGAGTTTGACCTTAATCAAGTAAGCCCTGAGTATGGATACCGCCCGGGGAATACCGACTTGAATCGCTTCAGGTCAATCTGGATTATAAATTATACCATGCTCTTTTTTACCGCCTTGGCACTTGTCAATTTCAAAAGGTTCAAGAGCAAAGCGCTGGGAATAGTAAATTTGATCTGTATGGCCTTTGCCCTGTTTCTTTTTTTAAGCTCAGGTCTTTACTCGCTAAGCTTACTAAGAGACAGTTATCTTTCCCAAAGCGCAGAAGACTTTTACACTGTCGGATTGTTCCATATCGTCATCCGATACATTTCCATCGGGTTTTTTGCACTAATGCTTTACACGGGTTACAACTATGTAAGGCAAGATTTCATCAAGATTGAGCTAAAAACCGTGTTTAATATTTTACTCCATGCGGCAACCTTATGGATTTTGAGTAGTGAACTTATCCATCTCCTCGAAATGGCGGGTACTTCTAATTCTTACAAATTGGGCCTTACGATTCTTTGGAGCGCATATGCCCTTTTCATGATAGTTGTAGGAATATCAAGATCCAAAAGATATCTACGTATTGCAGCTTTTATCATCCTTGGTATAACCATCTTAAAGCTCTTCTTTTACGATACATCGGATCTGAATACGATTGCCAAAACAATTGTATTTGTCTCTGTAGGAATTCTGCTTTTGGTCATTTCATTCTTGTACAATAAATACAAGCAAACCATTTCAAATGAGCCTAAAGAATAA